CATCAAAGCCCGGGATCAAACAACTAGCCGGCTTTTCCCGCCGCGTCCGGGGAAGCCGTCGGCCCTGCCGTCAGGTCTCCACGATGCCGCCGGTATCGGCGGAGGGCTCGACGCGGCGTTCATGCGGCGCGGCCAGATAGTCCTCCGACCGCATCTCGATCAGCCGCGAGGCGGTCCGGTTGAATTCGAAGACTTCGACGCCTTCGTCGGACAGATAGAGGCCGGTCGGTTCGGCGCCGGCGCTCGCCACCAGCTTGACGCTGTTGTCGTAGAGCGCGTCGATCAGGGTGATGAAGCGCTTGGCCTCGTTGCGCATGCCGAGCCCGCGCATCACCGGGATGCGGTCGATCAGCACGGTGTGATAGGCGTGCGCGATCGCCAGATAGTCCGACGCCCCGAGCGGTCTTTCGCAGAGCTCGGCGAAACTGAAACGGGCGAGGCCGCGGGCCTGGCGCGGCACCGCGACATGGCGGCCCTTGACGATCAGTTCGCTCGGCTCGCCCTCGGCGCCGCCGGTCAGTCGCGCCCAGGCCTCGTCCATGGCCTGGTCGCCGCCGGCCCCCAGCGGCACGGTCCAGACCGGCCGCCCGGCAAGCTTTTCCAGGCGGAAATCGGTGCGTGATTCGAGCTTCACCACCGCCATCCGCTCCTGCAGCAGCTTGATGAAGGGCAGGAACAGGGCCCGGTTGAGACCGTCCTTGTAGAGCTGGTCGGGCACCACGTTGGAGGTGGCGACCACCACAACGCCTTCCTCGAACAGTTTCGTGAACAGCCGCCCGAGGATCATGGCGTCGGCGATGTCGGTCACCGAGAACTCGTCGAAACAGAGCAGCCAGGCCTCCTCGGCAAGCTCCATCGCCACCGGCGCGATCGGATCGTCGCCCTTGACCTCGCCGCTCTTCAGCTTCTGGCGATAGGCGTGGATCCGTTCGTGCACATCGGCCATGAATTCATGGAAATGGGCGCGGCGCTTGCGGCGCACCGGGCTTGCCGCCATGAACAGGTCCATCAGCATGGTCTTGCCGCGGCCGACCTCGCCCCAGATGTAGAGGCCGGTGACCGGTTCGCGCTTCTCGCCGCGGGAGAACAGCCAGGCCAGCGCCGAGGATTTGCGCCGGGACAGGCGGAAATCGGCGAGTTCTTCGTTCAGTCGGTTGAGCCGCTTCGCCACCGCTGCCTGCGCTGCGTCGAAGGAAATCTCACCGGCTTCGACGAGTGCATGGTAGCGGGACAGCGTATCGGCCATGGGCCCGAGCCATTAGCGGGCGGCGGAAAAGCCCGCAAGTCATTGTGCCGCAGGGGCGCTTTGACTAATTGAAAACAGTTCTACCCCCTTCGTCGGACACCGCCTCCGTTGCGTCGGGCCCCGGGGTTTCGTAAACAGACGCGTGATTTCCGGCGGCCGGTCCCATCCGGCCAGCCATGAGGACCTGCCGACAATGGCCGATGTGAAGCCGACAACCGTCCGCCCGCTATCCCCGCACCTGCAGATTTACCGGCCGATGCTGACGATGATGATGTCCATCGTCCACCGCATTACCGGCGCGGCGCTGTTCTTCGGCACCCTGCTGATGGTCTGGTGGCTGGTGGCGGCGGCTTCCGGCCCGAGCGCCTATGCCACCTTCCAGTGGTTCGCCGGCTCGTTCATCGGCCGGCTCGTGCTGTTCGGTTATACCTGGGCGCTGTTCCACCACATGCTCGGCGGTATCAGGCATTTCATCTGGGACACCGGCCGCGGTTTCGGGCCGCAGGAGCGCGAATGGCTGGTGCGCGCCAATGTCATCGGCTCGGTGGCGCTGACGATCCTGACCTGGATCGTCGCCTATGCCGTGCGCGGCGGGGTCTGAGGAAACATCATGTCGGAACCGAAATCCTCCATGCGCACCCCGCTCGGCAGCGTCCGCGGCCTTGGCTCGGCCAGGTCCGGCACCGAGCATTTCTGGATGCAGCGGGTGACCGCCGTCGCCAACATCCCGCTGTCGCTGTTCGTGGTCGGCCTGATCATCTCGACCGCCGGCAGCAATTATTCGGCGGTCAAGGCGACGCTCGGTTCGCCGATCGTGGCCATTCCGCTGCTGCTCTTCGTCATCTCGGCGACCTATCACATGCGTTTGGGCATGCAGATGATCATCGAGGACTATGTCCCGGCCGAGGGCACGCGCATCGTGCTCTTGCTGCTCAACACCTTCTTCTCGGTGATCGTGGCGCTCGCCTCGATCTTCGCGATCCTGAAACTGTCGTTCGGCGTCTGACGCCCGAGCCGACCCGATCGATATCCGGCGCCTCGACCGCGCCGCGACAGCCGCCTACCAGGAGCACCGTGCCATGGCTCAAGCCGCCGGACCCGCCGTCAATGGCCGCGCCTACGACATCACCGACCACACCTATGACGTCGTCATCGTCGGCGCCGGCGGTGCCGGCCTGCGCGCCGTCGTCGGCTGCGCCCAAGCCGGTCTGAAGACCGCCTGCATCTCCAAGGTGTTCCCGACCCGCTCGCACACGGTGGCGGCCCAGGGCG
This portion of the Phreatobacter stygius genome encodes:
- the zapE gene encoding cell division protein ZapE, encoding MADTLSRYHALVEAGEISFDAAQAAVAKRLNRLNEELADFRLSRRKSSALAWLFSRGEKREPVTGLYIWGEVGRGKTMLMDLFMAASPVRRKRRAHFHEFMADVHERIHAYRQKLKSGEVKGDDPIAPVAMELAEEAWLLCFDEFSVTDIADAMILGRLFTKLFEEGVVVVATSNVVPDQLYKDGLNRALFLPFIKLLQERMAVVKLESRTDFRLEKLAGRPVWTVPLGAGGDQAMDEAWARLTGGAEGEPSELIVKGRHVAVPRQARGLARFSFAELCERPLGASDYLAIAHAYHTVLIDRIPVMRGLGMRNEAKRFITLIDALYDNSVKLVASAGAEPTGLYLSDEGVEVFEFNRTASRLIEMRSEDYLAAPHERRVEPSADTGGIVET
- the sdhC gene encoding succinate dehydrogenase, cytochrome b556 subunit, coding for MADVKPTTVRPLSPHLQIYRPMLTMMMSIVHRITGAALFFGTLLMVWWLVAAASGPSAYATFQWFAGSFIGRLVLFGYTWALFHHMLGGIRHFIWDTGRGFGPQEREWLVRANVIGSVALTILTWIVAYAVRGGV
- the sdhD gene encoding succinate dehydrogenase, hydrophobic membrane anchor protein, with amino-acid sequence MSEPKSSMRTPLGSVRGLGSARSGTEHFWMQRVTAVANIPLSLFVVGLIISTAGSNYSAVKATLGSPIVAIPLLLFVISATYHMRLGMQMIIEDYVPAEGTRIVLLLLNTFFSVIVALASIFAILKLSFGV